CTTCCTTGTTGTCGGGGCCTATGCCCTGAGCGCCTACGGATACCCTCGCGCAACCGGTGATTTCGACATATGGGTCGACACCTCCCCGGAAAACTCAAGTAAAATTTACGCTTCGCTTACGGAGTTCGGGGCTCCTCTGACCGATATTTCAGAACAGACGTTCACTGAAGATGGCATTATATTCCAGATCGGCATTGCCCCCCGCCGCATCGACATCATTACTCATATCGACGGCGTTCGATTCCAAGATGCATATGAGGCAAAAAAGGTCATTGAAGTTGAAGGCCTGAGAATTCCTTTCTTATCAAAAGAAGATCTCATAAAAAACAAGCATTCAACCGGCCGCGAAAAAGATAAATTGGACGCTGAGTATCTTTCCAGAAATCAGGACGGCTAACATAGTGATCCGAGCGGGCGCCTCCTTGGGACTGTCGCCTTGCCGGCGCGAATGCGCGAACCTTTGGTTCGCTCCTTCCCGCACCGTCTGCGGGCGCCGCTCAATTCCGTCGTTATGCGGCAGAAGAAACGATTAATATCGCAGCTACAAGGAAATATTCGAAAAATGGCTCATGATCATTTATGATTGCTAAGCAAGGGAATCTTAATGAAGATAAAATTCTCACGCCATGCTCAGAAACGATCAAAGCTGTACGCAATATCTGAATCGATTATAAAGCGTCTCTTGTCGAACATGGATTTGAAGGAGGGAGAGCATGAGATTATACGAGAGGTAGCCGGATTCAAATATCCTCTAAAAATTATTGTCGTTGTCGAAAAGGATTCGGCAACAGTGATAACAACCTATCCATTGAAAAAAAGGAGAAAGAAATGAAGGTACATTACGATCGCAAAGTTGATGCCCTATATATAAAACTCGGGAATCAAAAACCCGATGGGGTTGTGGAGATTTCTGAAGGGGTCAATCTAGATACAACGTCCGAAAACAAAATAGTTGGCATAGAAATTCTTAACGCTTCCGAGAAGATGAATATTAAAACCATCCTTTCTTATGAACTTGAATTCGATAAGAAATTGGTGTTAAAAACCGCATAACAAGTCGCTCCACCGGATCACCGGGAAATCCGGCGCCCGGTGAGCTTCACGTTCACTCCTCCCCGCGGCGGGTTCAAAGCCACTCACCCCGACGTTCCGATCGCATTTTCCATTACACCCTCGCAATTGGCATTTCTATTGGCCGCAGAATGAAATATCATGTATGCACTCTTAGTTCACCAGGCCACTGATCATTGCCAATCACGGGGTGTCTCCATGGCAGATATCCACGTCCGCAAAGTCATGCGAGAGGACATTCCCGTCCTCGTGCCGAGGCTCGCGCTGGCCTTTGCCTCCCAGCCGCTGACAAAGTGGATACTCGGCGATGATGAAGAGGCGTTGAAGCGGGGGGAGCGCGTTCTGAAACTGGATTTTGAGAATGCCCTCCAGTACGATATCATGCTCACCACCACCGCCCTCCAGGGAGCGGCCCTGTGGCACCCGCCTGACAGGAAGCAAACGGCATGGCAGGGCATCGTGTGGCTGTTGAAACTCATCCAGATCATTGGCATCAGCCGGAATCTCCCGGCGCAACTGGAGTCTTTCTGGAAATTTGAGAAGCTGTTCCCCAGGATACCCAACTACTATCTGTCAATGCTCGCGGTTGCCCCGGCCTTCCAGGGACAGGGCATCGGCTCGGCCCTTTTGCAACCCGTCCTGGAACTCTGCGATGCGCGCGGCATCATCGCCTACACGGTGACAGACACAGAGCCGAACGTGGTCTTTTACGAGAAACAGGGATTCCGCGTGAAAGACATCATCCCCATTCCACGGGCCGGCCTCAAGGCGTGGACGATGTTGCGGGAACCGCGCGGGCATGCGTATGGTACTATGGCAAGCGTATGAATCTTATAGAGTACCATAATCGAGGTGGCTAAGGGAAATAAATTGGGTATAACTAATTGTAAAGCAATGAATTGTGAAGAGTGTCCCTTGCGTGGAACATTCTGGATGAGATACTCCACGGCGTCATTCTCTGCAGGGACTACCAGCAGACGGTCGCCCTCTGGAGGCCATTTGGTGAGATGAAGCTGGGGCTCATCCGCCTCGTGGAACTCGTGGCGGCAATCACGTTCGTTGCCATCTACGCGCTCCGCTACGGACTCCTCTATGGCATCGGCGCGGGCGTCTCCATGGGATACGGCTCTTATGCCGTGATGCCGATAACACACGAGATCGCGTGTGCCTGGTTCGCGGGTAGCTTAGTTGAAAGCATCGCGGGGGCGATATTGATAGGTTTGATCATCAAAGAGTAGCGGTAACGACATAGCCAGGCGGGACGAAGAGAATAAGAAGGGGCGGGGAATACGCGGTCAGTCTATTTTTTTTATTTCCTCGATCAGAGCCCTGACGAACCCCTTCTCGCCAACCGTGCGGACGATCTTCCCCTTGCGGAATATCACTCCCGAGCCCTTTCCCCCCGCGAGGCCGACATCCGCCTCGCGCGCTTCGCCGGGGCCGTTCACGGCGCAGCCCATGATTGCGACTTTGATGTCTGCTTTCACATTCTTAATCGCAGCCTGAACCTCGTCCACTATTTTCACAACATCAATCTCGCACCGGCCGCAGGTGGGGCACGATACGAGCGTCGGGCCGAAGCTCCTCAGGCCGAGGGACTGGAGAAGCTCCTTCGCAATTTCCACCTCGCAGATGGGATCGCCCGTGACCGAGACCCTTACCGTATCGCCTATCCCCTCGAGCAGCAGGTGCCCGATCGCGGCCGCCGATCTCACCGCGGCAATGAGCGGCGGCCCTGCTTCTGTCACACCGACATGGAGAGGGTAATCGGTGATCTCTGAAACGAGCTCATAGGCCCGTATGGTGTCGGTTACCGAAGAGGCCTTGACGGATATCTTGATCAGATTGTGTCCCGCGTCTTCGATCCTTTTCACACAGGTGATCGCGCTCTCCGCGAGCGCCCCGGGCGTCGGCCCCCCGTGATCCTTCAGGATGGATTGCTCAACCGAGCCGGAGTTGACACCGACACGGATTGGAATTTTCCGAGCCGCGGCGGCACGTGCGATCTCGGCGATCCGCTCCGCTCCGCCGATGTTACCAGGATTGATGCGGATGCCGTCCATGCCCTCTTCCATTGCGATGAGCGCCAGGCGGTAGTTGAAATGTATGTCGGCGACGAGCGGCGTGGCGACCTCCCGCCTGATCTTCCCGAGGGCGCGTGCGGCCTCCTCATCGGGCACCGCCAGCCGGATGATCTCGCACCCCGCCCGGGCGAGCCGCGCACACTGCTCCACCGTCGCCCCGACATCGGCGGTCGGTGTCTTGGCCATCGACTGCACGGAAACCGGCGCCCCGCCGCCGATGGGAATACTGCCGAGAGTGATCTGCGTGGTTTGTTTACGCGTGATTTTCATATTCTATTTCAGCCGCAGCTAAACTCTTATTAATGGGAGCGCCTAATCTTTTACATATCCACGCGCTGTCATTGCGGGCGGAGTGAAGCAATCTCTTGCCTCTCAATAAGTTGAGATTGCTTCGTCGTCCCGCTTAGCGGGACTCCTCGCAATGACGTGACAAACATTTCCTTCTTTCAGTAACAACAGCTGCGGTCATTTCGTTACAGCTGCTTTTCCTACGCCGTTACGGCTTCTTCTCCGGGGCCGGCGTCGGCGCGCCCGCCTTCTCACCGAAGACCATGCGCGAAATGCCCTCTCCCCACCGCCGCATGATGTCGTTCGCGGAAATCAGCACCATCAGCGCAATAAAAATGGCGACGAATATATTCTGCATCACCGTCATCGCTTGAACACTCAGGGGCCTGCGCCTCACCCTCTCCACGAGCGCGATGAGCATATGTCCGCCGTCGAGCACCGGGATCGGAAGCAGATTGAGCACGGCGAGGTTGACGCTTATGAACGCGATCACGTAGAGGAATTGCAGAAGACCCGCCCGCGCCGAGTAGCTCATGATCTCCACGATGCCGATCGGGCCCGAGAGCCCCCGGGGCGATACCGCGCGCAGCACGAGCCCCCTCAGCGTGAGGTACATCTCGCGGACATTCCCGGCAACCTGTGAGAAGGGGTTCCTGTGGAGATAGACCACCAGGCCGTTCGTCGCAAGATCATCCATTGACACATCCAGCCGCGGACTTATGCCGATCGCCGGGTATTTGAGCTCCGGGTGATAGCGGGGGGTCACCGCCACGGTGACGTGATTTCCCTTCCGCAGCAATTCGATCGCGACCGGCGCCCCCTCGTGCGACCTGATTATCTTCATCAGCTGTTCCCAGGAATAAATTTTTTCACCTCCAGCGCCGATGATAAAATCCCCATCCCTCACGCCGGCTGCTTCCGCCACGGAACCCTTCACCACCTCCACCGATATGAGGTCGCGCGGCAGTATCCCGATTCGCCTGAGTTTGAGCTTTTCGTCCCTCTCGGGAACGATCCGCTTCGAGAGCCGCTCGCCGCCCCTCTCGAACACGACGTTAATCGCAGGGAGGGTGGAGTAGACGATCGATTTCGTCACCTCCTCCCATCGCTCAACCAAGCTCCCATTGATCTGGAGGACGCGATCGCCCGGTTTCAGCCCCGCGTTTTCGGCGGGCGAATGCTCAAGGACGCTCCCGATTACCGTGTCCGCCACGTTCGCGGGGAACGGGAAACCGTGCAGATAGATCACACAGTAGATCAGGAACGCGCTCAGGAGATTCATGAGCGGCCCGCTCGCGCACACCGCGAGTCTCGTCGCGATCGGGCTCGCGTAGTAGCCATCGCTGACGCTCCGCGGATCTATCCCCTCCTCGAACTCCATGCCCGCGAGCTTGACGTAGCCGCCCACGAGAATCAGGGAGATCCGGTACTCGGTGCCTCCCCTCGTGAACCCCCAGATCTTGGGCGGGAAACCGATGGAGAAAACCTCCACCCGTATTCCGCGCAGCTTGGCGACGATGAAGTGGCCGAGCTCGTGGAGGAACACGACCACGCCGAGCGCAACGATGCCCAGGACGACCGGGAAGATATGCGCCGAGCTCCAGTTAAAAAGGGCGAGCGCGCTGTTCATGTTGGCCCCCTCGTCTCTCGCCGCGCCCACGCGTCAGCGCGGAGTACCTCGTCGAGCGACGGGTGATCCACGCTCGTGTGTTTCTGCATCACCTCTCCCGTTAAAGCGGGGATAGTGGTAAAAGGAATTTCTCCTGCCAGGAAGCGCTCAACCGCGATTTCATTGGCCGCGTTCAGGACGGCCGGTAATGTGCCCCCCACCTCCATCGCTCTTCTGGCGAGCTCCAGCACGGGGAAGCGAACAGGATCCGGCTTCTCGAAGTGCAGCGC
This genomic stretch from Candidatus Auribacterota bacterium harbors:
- a CDS encoding site-2 protease family protein, yielding MNSALALFNWSSAHIFPVVLGIVALGVVVFLHELGHFIVAKLRGIRVEVFSIGFPPKIWGFTRGGTEYRISLILVGGYVKLAGMEFEEGIDPRSVSDGYYASPIATRLAVCASGPLMNLLSAFLIYCVIYLHGFPFPANVADTVIGSVLEHSPAENAGLKPGDRVLQINGSLVERWEEVTKSIVYSTLPAINVVFERGGERLSKRIVPERDEKLKLRRIGILPRDLISVEVVKGSVAEAAGVRDGDFIIGAGGEKIYSWEQLMKIIRSHEGAPVAIELLRKGNHVTVAVTPRYHPELKYPAIGISPRLDVSMDDLATNGLVVYLHRNPFSQVAGNVREMYLTLRGLVLRAVSPRGLSGPIGIVEIMSYSARAGLLQFLYVIAFISVNLAVLNLLPIPVLDGGHMLIALVERVRRRPLSVQAMTVMQNIFVAIFIALMVLISANDIMRRWGEGISRMVFGEKAGAPTPAPEKKP
- a CDS encoding GNAT family N-acetyltransferase, with protein sequence MADIHVRKVMREDIPVLVPRLALAFASQPLTKWILGDDEEALKRGERVLKLDFENALQYDIMLTTTALQGAALWHPPDRKQTAWQGIVWLLKLIQIIGISRNLPAQLESFWKFEKLFPRIPNYYLSMLAVAPAFQGQGIGSALLQPVLELCDARGIIAYTVTDTEPNVVFYEKQGFRVKDIIPIPRAGLKAWTMLREPRGHAYGTMASV
- a CDS encoding DUF2283 domain-containing protein; amino-acid sequence: MKVHYDRKVDALYIKLGNQKPDGVVEISEGVNLDTTSENKIVGIEILNASEKMNIKTILSYELEFDKKLVLKTA
- the ispG gene encoding flavodoxin-dependent (E)-4-hydroxy-3-methylbut-2-enyl-diphosphate synthase, with the protein product MKITRKQTTQITLGSIPIGGGAPVSVQSMAKTPTADVGATVEQCARLARAGCEIIRLAVPDEEAARALGKIRREVATPLVADIHFNYRLALIAMEEGMDGIRINPGNIGGAERIAEIARAAAARKIPIRVGVNSGSVEQSILKDHGGPTPGALAESAITCVKRIEDAGHNLIKISVKASSVTDTIRAYELVSEITDYPLHVGVTEAGPPLIAAVRSAAAIGHLLLEGIGDTVRVSVTGDPICEVEIAKELLQSLGLRSFGPTLVSCPTCGRCEIDVVKIVDEVQAAIKNVKADIKVAIMGCAVNGPGEAREADVGLAGGKGSGVIFRKGKIVRTVGEKGFVRALIEEIKKID
- a CDS encoding DUF4258 domain-containing protein; protein product: MKIKFSRHAQKRSKLYAISESIIKRLLSNMDLKEGEHEIIREVAGFKYPLKIIVVVEKDSATVITTYPLKKRRKK